A genomic region of Magnolia sinica isolate HGM2019 chromosome 6, MsV1, whole genome shotgun sequence contains the following coding sequences:
- the LOC131248631 gene encoding protein SHOOT GRAVITROPISM 6-like isoform X1, with protein MALDLCIALSLVVASGVDECTLKRECVCAASLPTTMDASIDQSEVFNRVVSSVCILLTKDELVITLHGCTATICDKVKQSAEGAIQAAIELITRRGNELNETDVSRLLEMKTLRLLFVLHQSLPMQDRLHRSNM; from the exons ATGGCACTGGATTTATGCATCGCGCTTTCTTTA GTGGTGGCATCTGGAGTAGATGAATGTACCCTCAAGCGTGAATGTGTTTGTGCTGCATCATTACCAACTACCATG GATGCTTCTATTGATCAGTCGGAGGTCTTCAACAGGGTTGTTTCTTCTGTTTGCATTTTGCTAACCAAAGATGAG CTTGTAATCACCTTGCATGGATGCACTGCTACTATATGTGATAAAGTGAAGCAGTCAGCAGAAGGTGCAATTCAGGCTGCCATTGAGCTCATTACAAGAAGAGGCAATGAGTTGAATGAAACTGATGTTTCAAG GTTGTTGGAAATGAAAACCCTTCGACTCTTATTTGTTTTGCATCAAAGCCTACCAATGCAGGACAGATTACATCGAAGTAACATGTGA
- the LOC131248631 gene encoding protein SHOOT GRAVITROPISM 6-like isoform X2, protein MKNQNFFIFLDASIDQSEVFNRVVSSVCILLTKDELVITLHGCTATICDKVKQSAEGAIQAAIELITRRGNELNETDVSRLLEMKTLRLLFVLHQSLPMQDRLHRSNM, encoded by the exons ATGAAGAATcagaatttcttcatttttttg GATGCTTCTATTGATCAGTCGGAGGTCTTCAACAGGGTTGTTTCTTCTGTTTGCATTTTGCTAACCAAAGATGAG CTTGTAATCACCTTGCATGGATGCACTGCTACTATATGTGATAAAGTGAAGCAGTCAGCAGAAGGTGCAATTCAGGCTGCCATTGAGCTCATTACAAGAAGAGGCAATGAGTTGAATGAAACTGATGTTTCAAG GTTGTTGGAAATGAAAACCCTTCGACTCTTATTTGTTTTGCATCAAAGCCTACCAATGCAGGACAGATTACATCGAAGTAACATGTGA
- the LOC131249584 gene encoding uncharacterized protein LOC131249584 — MGEDKYGRVRTYGLGPSPSDLWGAISSQQRMASIDQRRDERYEELYANIVSLKENIATLSSSRETEMSSLKETMVEISSARDVEIPFLKETLMKLIATMNNANNNSPTEFGTAASSNMNQSSSSSSHWVNSRKHLTNKGKTTSCTSAGDVTRVLLTSIVKPGVTIAKGIVLSKDPLTKVGMHKLGIGFWEVLIHVAIVWEEVFIRPYRRYKTIGDVIGTSIVWPSIMCKVRFFFFHIQ, encoded by the exons ATGGGAGAAGACAAGTATGGTCGTGTCCGCACTTATGGGTTAGGACCATCTCCATCTGATTTGTGGGGTGCAATATCCAGCCAACAAAGGATGGCTTCCATCGATCAGAGGAGAGATGAAAGATATGAGGAACTGTATGCTAATATAGTCTCTCTTAAAGAAAATATAGCTACACTCTCATCCTCAAGAGAAACTGAAATGTCATCCCTTAAAGAAACTATGGTTGAAATCTCATCCGCAAGAGATGTTGAAATTCCTTTCTTGAAAGAAACTCTGATGAAATTGATAGCCACTATGAATAATGCAAACAATAACTCACCCACAGAATTCGGTACTGCAGCTAGTTCTAACATGAACcaatcgtcatcatcatcaagcCATTGGGTGAACTCTCGg AAACACTTGACGAATAAGGGGAAGACCACGAGTTGCACTAGTGCTGGG GATGTGACTAGAGTTCTTCTTACAAGTATCGTCAAACCCGGGGTTACTATTGCTAAAGGAATTGTTTTGAGCAAGGATCCGCTCACAAAAGTAGGGATGCACAAACTTGGAATTGGTTTTTGGGAAGTATTAATTCATGTGGCAATAGTATGGGAGGAGGTTTTTATAAGACCTTATAGACGATATAAAACAATTGGGGATGTTATTGGAACGAGTATTGTTTGGCCCTCTATTATGTGTAaggtcagatttttttttttccatatacaATAG